One segment of Prionailurus bengalensis isolate Pbe53 chromosome X, Fcat_Pben_1.1_paternal_pri, whole genome shotgun sequence DNA contains the following:
- the LOC122477132 gene encoding hornerin-like: MVGVHNSVPGSLRLFRPVLVLVCRPEVRVLSSLEGVPALGAHRLLPEAFRRRGQNGSLGRVGPGVPGRSVSAAGRSVSTAGHSVAHGHHVSTTGHSVSSHSVSAIGRSVSATGCSVSSIGRSVSTTGHSVSSHSVSAIGRCVSSIGRSVSAAGRSVSAAGLSVAHGHHVSASGHSASGHSVAHGHHVSASGPSVSVSVSGPSVSISASASGPSVSTSGHLVSTGHSCSDHPVSAGHFVSGHPVSAGLSISGPPVSTGRSVSTSGRPVSAGHSTPTHPIPAGHSVFVFGLPVSISGHPFSAGHSTPTHPIPAGHSVLVSGLPVSISGHPFSAGHSSSAHPISAGHSVFVFGLPASISAHPISAGHSVLVSGLPVSISGHCLSVSSHPFSVSGHPVATDRFVSGHPIATSHSVSSGHPIAPGYSITAGPRLAAGHLVAPSGRRGPRLILIHGALLATRGLASISGGGHGTREYLTGEATDRAVATPEAKVAAA; encoded by the exons ATGGTGGGCGTCCACAATTCCGTCCCCGGCAGCCTCCGGCTCTTCCGCCCCGTCCTCGTCCTCGTCTGCCGGCCCGAAGTCCGAGTCCTCTCCAGCCTCGAAGGCGTTCCCGCCCTCGGGGCCCACCGCCTCCTCCCCGAGGCCTTCCGGAGGCGCGGCCAAAACGGCAGCCTCGGCAGGGTGGGGCCCGGAGTCCCCGGCCGCTCCGTCTCCGCCGCCGGCCGCTCCGTCTCCACCGCCGGCCACTCCGTTGCCCATGGCCATCATGTCTCCACCACCGGCCACTCCGTCTCCAGCCACTCCGTCTCCGCCATCGGCCGCTCTGTCTCCGCCACCGGCTGCTCCGTCTCCTCCATCGGCCGCTCCGTCTCCACCACCGGCCACTCCGTTTCCAGCCACTCGGTCTCCGCCATCGGCCGCTGCGTCTCCTCCATCGGCCGCTCCGTCTCCGCCGCCGGCCGCTCCGTCTCCGCCGCCGGCCTCTCTGTCGCCCATGGCCATCA CGTCTCCGCCTCCGGCCACTCCGCCTCCGGCCACTCTGTTGCCCATGGCCACCACGTCTCCGCCTCCGGCCCCTCCGTCTCCGTCTCCGTCTCCGGCCCCTCCGTCTCCatctccgcctccgcctccggcCCCTCCGTCTCCACCTCTGGCCACCTCGTCTCCACCGGCCACTCCTGCTCCGACCACCCAGTCTCCGCCGGCCACTTCGTTTCCGGCCACCCCGTCTCCGCCGGCCTCTCCATCTCCGGCCCCCCAGTTTCCACCGGCCGCTCCGTCTCCACCTCCGGCCGCCCAGTCTCTGCCggccactccacccccacccacccaatcCCCGCCGGCCACTCTGTCTTCGTCTTCGGCCTCCCAGTCTCCATCTCCGGCCACCCATTCTCCGCCggccactccacccccacccacccgaTCCCCGCCGGCCACTCTGTCCTCGTCTCCGGCCTCCCAGTCTCCATCTCCGGCCACCCATTCTCCGCCGGCCACTCCTCCTCCGCCCACCCGATCTCCGCCGGCCACTCTGTCTTCGTCTTCGGCCTCCCAGCCTCCATCTCCGCCCACCCGATCTCCGCCGGCCACTCTGTCCTCGTCTCCGGCCTCCCAGTCTCCATCTCCGGCCACTGCCTCTCCGTCTCCAGCCACCCGTTCTCTGTCTCCGGCCACCCCGTCGCCACCGACCGCTTCGTCTCCGGCCATCCCATCGCCACCAGCCACTCCGTCTCCAGTGGCCACCCCATCGCCCCTGGCTACTCCATCACTGCCGGCCCCCGCCTCGCCGCCGGCCACCTCGTTGCCCCCTCCGGCCGCCGGGGCCCCCGCCTCATCCTCATCCATGGGGCTCTCCTGGCCACCCGGGGCCTGGCCTCCATCTCCGGAGGCGGACATGGCACCCGGGAGTACCTCACCGGGGAGGCGACAGACAGGGCTGTGGCGACGCCGGAGGCGAAGGTGGCGGCCGCCTAG